A region from the Campylobacter subantarcticus LMG 24377 genome encodes:
- a CDS encoding dynamin family protein, whose product MSLKETNNPSPQEKGALKTLLKQIWQNHSVYLDINTLFDESLIDAQKAAIILSTNLDNYERFSALNEFKNLMKSLNLRLDLYGIQYAQVCFINALNLGILDKNELLKALEKLQKITNNALIYAFVSKQKIIQKDYKQEFQNSHQTLDLINQNLQELCEDEKAQKLLQEALVKFSNIDFSIAVTGVVNAGKSSMLNVLLKKDFLGVSNVPETANLSVLKYGQEYKAKIYFWNEEEWQDILKSSKDNQDMQDFIKQLEQNFNLNEYIKKENKNIEINFDELKNYTSAKNKISALIKKIELFASLDFLKDNVCIVDTPGLDDVIIQRELLTKAYIKKADFLIHLMNISQSLSQKDCDFIVECLLTSRVSKLLIVLTKTDLLSQKDLQEVISYTKNKLKENLAQKQLSQELLDNVDFVCISSKLANDFYQKRGGNLEQSNILALEELIVKSLYDKNKIALNAYKKELLLHLEKIEEKIKFSNKMLNYESFEFNKQNQAIVNDFKAKKEKLMQVKAELSAIFNTKDENTQEILTLLHLLAKKLKEKLIDELKYNQNNKIKNNTQRLNTIIDTTLKDGIFDLLRELKQQSEYKINALKNTLSVKYDFLKAILEQNCDDFKSKVETKIESIFTNDLFMALKAGLLKNLEFTQDIYKLESSLENQILEKLQTLNIGKIALDLKNNQEFFTNLEFSLNLYEKEQEEQIKDLKDLILQIEQNEQNSKELLEKNKTKLQSLKTIKMELLNAK is encoded by the coding sequence TTGTCGCTCAAAGAAACAAATAATCCTAGCCCCCAAGAAAAAGGGGCTCTTAAAACCTTACTAAAACAAATTTGGCAAAATCATAGTGTTTATCTTGACATAAATACACTTTTTGATGAAAGTTTAATTGACGCTCAAAAAGCAGCAATTATTTTAAGTACTAATCTTGATAATTATGAAAGATTTAGCGCTTTGAATGAATTTAAAAATTTGATGAAAAGTTTAAATTTACGCTTAGATCTTTATGGTATACAGTATGCACAGGTTTGTTTTATTAATGCTTTAAATTTGGGAATTTTAGACAAAAATGAGCTTTTAAAAGCCTTAGAAAAACTTCAAAAAATCACCAATAATGCCCTGATATATGCTTTTGTATCTAAGCAAAAGATTATTCAAAAAGATTATAAACAAGAATTTCAAAACTCACATCAAACATTAGATTTGATTAATCAAAACTTGCAAGAACTTTGTGAAGATGAAAAAGCTCAAAAACTCTTACAAGAAGCTTTGGTTAAATTTAGTAATATTGATTTTTCCATTGCGGTAACAGGTGTGGTAAATGCAGGTAAATCAAGTATGCTAAATGTACTTTTAAAAAAAGATTTTTTAGGAGTATCAAATGTACCTGAAACTGCAAATTTAAGTGTTTTAAAATATGGTCAAGAATATAAGGCTAAGATATATTTTTGGAATGAAGAAGAATGGCAAGATATTTTAAAAAGCTCCAAAGATAATCAAGATATGCAAGATTTTATAAAGCAATTAGAGCAAAATTTTAATCTAAATGAGTATATTAAAAAAGAAAATAAAAATATAGAAATAAATTTTGATGAATTAAAAAATTACACTAGTGCAAAAAACAAAATCTCAGCACTTATTAAAAAAATAGAGCTTTTTGCATCGCTTGATTTTTTAAAAGATAATGTTTGCATAGTTGATACTCCAGGGCTTGATGATGTGATTATCCAAAGAGAGCTTTTAACAAAAGCATATATAAAAAAGGCTGATTTTTTAATTCATCTTATGAATATTTCTCAAAGTCTTAGTCAAAAAGATTGTGATTTTATTGTAGAATGCTTGCTAACTTCAAGGGTCAGTAAACTTTTGATTGTACTTACCAAGACTGACTTGCTTAGTCAAAAAGACTTGCAAGAAGTAATTAGCTATACTAAAAATAAACTCAAAGAAAATTTAGCACAAAAGCAGTTGAGCCAAGAATTATTAGATAATGTAGATTTTGTGTGTATTTCTTCAAAACTAGCTAATGATTTTTATCAAAAAAGAGGTGGAAATTTAGAACAAAGTAATATTTTGGCACTAGAAGAACTTATAGTTAAAAGCTTATATGATAAAAATAAAATCGCCCTAAATGCTTATAAAAAAGAATTATTATTACATTTGGAAAAAATAGAAGAAAAAATTAAATTTTCTAATAAAATGCTAAATTATGAAAGCTTTGAATTTAATAAGCAAAATCAAGCTATTGTCAATGATTTTAAAGCAAAAAAAGAAAAATTAATGCAAGTAAAAGCAGAACTAAGCGCTATTTTTAATACAAAAGATGAAAATACTCAAGAAATTTTAACGCTTTTGCATTTGCTAGCTAAGAAATTAAAAGAAAAACTCATAGATGAACTAAAATATAATCAAAATAATAAAATCAAAAACAACACTCAAAGATTAAACACCATTATCGATACGACTTTAAAAGATGGAATTTTTGATCTTTTAAGAGAATTAAAACAGCAAAGTGAGTATAAGATCAATGCGCTTAAAAATACACTAAGTGTGAAATATGATTTTTTAAAAGCTATTTTAGAGCAAAATTGTGATGATTTTAAAAGTAAGGTTGAAACAAAAATAGAAAGCATTTTTACCAATGATCTTTTTATGGCATTAAAAGCAGGGCTTTTAAAAAATTTAGAATTTACTCAAGATATTTATAAACTAGAAAGTTCTTTAGAAAATCAGATTTTAGAAAAATTACAAACACTTAATATAGGAAAAATTGCTCTAGATTTAAAAAATAATCAAGAATTTTTTACTAATTTAGAGTTTAGTTTGAATTTATATGAAAAAGAGCAAGAAGAACAAATCAAAGACTTAAAAGACTTGATTTTGCAAATAGAGCAAAATGAGCAAAATTCCAAAGAGCTTTTAGAAAAAAATAAAACAAAATTACAAAGTTTAAAGACTATAAAAATGGAGCTTTTAAATGCAAAATGA
- a CDS encoding dynamin family protein → MQNDLINDFLKAYESAYNKSFDDSFEGKILAIKNAFLEPSLHLNDVFLKDLEMIIASYKKAINVAIIGQFSSGKSTLLNLILQKECLPTGVVPVTFKPTFLRYAKEYFLRVEYEDGSDEIVDINELSKFSDQRNELKETKSLHLFAPIELLKDITLIDTPGLNANTTDTLTTFKELSFMHSAIWLSLIDNAGKKSEEDAIKANAKLLERGGICVLNQKDKLSQDELENVLNYAHLVFDKYFEKIIAISCKEAKFDLQKSNLPLLYEYLKELDYECIKKDFIKEKLSNLCELLSNQYDLFQNALEQLELKFNAILQTFEVSKLEQKIKILNHNCLDKLKLVGEKIAQEILKFIKEKDSSYYKEAKGLFKKNLYEKVAYKAPYLSSDDAFLAMFYNSEAMNKEFKRLKNEIALEFSQIKDDFYLFFTHLEEQILLFKAQFSNLQKENALESEKEFASFRSFASASEEFFLKDFKQLLFKSQLELDLFLEKLNLKALANYESATKLTLGFFSAKMNASKEFYELDSTEFSLYHPKASEVHQRVLTELNVYEFEDLLLNKPVVLKIYKNYMQSFVDFAEAKRQIILNLKSEFEAKKSMISSIKSQISKL, encoded by the coding sequence ATGCAAAATGATTTGATTAATGATTTTTTAAAAGCTTATGAAAGTGCTTATAATAAAAGTTTTGATGATAGTTTTGAAGGAAAGATTTTAGCAATCAAAAATGCATTTTTAGAGCCAAGTTTACATTTAAATGATGTCTTTTTAAAAGATCTTGAAATGATCATAGCTAGCTATAAAAAAGCCATTAATGTAGCTATTATAGGGCAATTTTCCAGTGGTAAATCCACACTTTTAAATTTGATTTTACAAAAAGAATGCCTGCCAACAGGCGTGGTGCCAGTGACTTTTAAGCCTACTTTTTTACGCTATGCTAAGGAATATTTTTTAAGAGTTGAATATGAAGATGGTAGTGATGAGATTGTTGATATAAATGAGCTTTCTAAATTTAGTGATCAAAGAAATGAGCTAAAAGAAACTAAAAGTTTGCACCTTTTTGCACCTATTGAGCTTTTAAAAGATATCACACTTATAGATACCCCGGGTTTAAATGCAAACACCACCGATACGCTAACTACTTTTAAAGAGCTTTCTTTTATGCATAGTGCTATTTGGCTTAGTTTGATTGATAATGCAGGTAAAAAAAGTGAAGAAGATGCCATAAAGGCAAATGCTAAGCTTTTAGAGCGTGGTGGGATTTGCGTGCTAAATCAAAAAGATAAGTTAAGTCAAGATGAGTTAGAAAATGTTTTAAATTACGCTCATTTAGTTTTTGATAAGTATTTTGAAAAAATCATCGCAATTTCATGCAAAGAAGCAAAATTTGATTTACAAAAGTCAAATTTACCTTTACTTTATGAGTATTTAAAAGAACTTGATTATGAGTGCATTAAAAAAGATTTTATTAAAGAAAAACTTAGTAATTTATGCGAGCTTTTGTCAAATCAATATGATTTGTTTCAAAATGCACTAGAGCAATTAGAGCTTAAATTTAATGCTATTTTGCAAACTTTTGAAGTAAGCAAGCTAGAGCAAAAAATCAAAATTTTAAATCATAATTGTTTAGATAAATTAAAACTTGTTGGAGAGAAAATCGCTCAAGAAATTTTAAAATTTATCAAAGAAAAAGATAGTAGTTATTATAAAGAAGCTAAGGGTTTATTTAAGAAAAATCTTTATGAAAAAGTTGCTTATAAAGCACCGTATCTTTCAAGCGATGATGCGTTTTTAGCTATGTTTTATAATTCTGAAGCAATGAATAAGGAATTTAAAAGATTAAAAAATGAAATTGCTTTAGAATTTAGTCAAATCAAAGATGATTTTTACTTATTTTTTACTCATTTAGAAGAGCAAATTTTGCTTTTTAAAGCTCAATTTTCAAATTTACAAAAAGAGAATGCCTTAGAAAGCGAAAAAGAATTTGCTAGTTTTAGAAGCTTTGCTAGTGCTAGTGAGGAGTTTTTTTTAAAAGATTTTAAGCAGTTGTTGTTTAAAAGCCAACTTGAGCTTGATTTATTTTTAGAAAAGCTTAATCTAAAAGCTTTGGCAAATTATGAAAGTGCTACTAAACTTACCTTGGGATTTTTTAGTGCCAAAATGAATGCGAGTAAAGAATTTTACGAACTTGATAGCACTGAGTTTAGCTTGTATCATCCAAAAGCAAGTGAAGTGCATCAAAGAGTATTAACCGAGCTTAATGTATATGAATTTGAAGATTTGCTTTTAAATAAGCCCGTAGTTTTAAAAATTTATAAAAATTATATGCAAAGTTTTGTTGATTTTGCAGAAGCTAAAAGACAGATTATTTTGAATTTAAAAAGTGAATTTGAAGCTAAAAAATCAATGATTTCTAGCATCAAATCCCAAATTTCTAAGCTTTAA